The Candida dubliniensis CD36 chromosome 5, complete sequence genome has a window encoding:
- the CYC3 gene encoding cytochrome c heme lyase, putative (In S. cerevisiae: attaches heme to apo-cytochrome c in the mitochondrial intermembrane space), whose translation MGWFWADKSSQNTVKASNSFTTASACPIDHSKLSTSSPTCPVKLNNDNDEVLNPMNNMPMAISSERAPGQRIKLSTERTISTIPRGESEDQGLWEYPSPQQMLNAMLQKGKGDGIPEDAVESMVEVHNFLNEGAWQQILTWEDHYTQQTKVEPRLKKFTGRPHDLSPKARMYLWLGQLFPETFNTIPPFDRHDWTVLRSCGRNQGWKEVRYVIDYYGAPDDEETGMPAFMLDTRPALDNFTNARDRFTHWAYPLWKKAMGEVRD comes from the coding sequence ATGGGTTGGTTTTGGGCAGATAAGTCAAGCCAGAACACGGTCAAAGCTTCTAACTCTTTTACCACTGCTTCGGCATGTCCTATAGATCACTCCAAACTTTCAACTTCTTCGCCAACATGCCCTGTCAAACTCAACAACGATAATGACGAAGTTTTAAATCCTATGAACAATATGCCTATGGCAATATCATCTGAGAGAGCACCTGGCCAGCGcatcaaattatcaaccGAAAGAACCATATCAACTATTCCTCGTGGTGAATCAGAAGATCAAGGATTATGGGAGTATCCATCACCACAACAAATGTTGAATGCCATGTTACAGAAGGGGAAAGGTGATGGTATTCCCGAGGATGCAGTAGAAAGTATGGTTGAAGTTCATAATTTCTTAAATGAAGGGGCATGGCAACAAATTTTAACTTGGGAAGATCATTATACACAACAAACTAAAGTGGAACCACGATTGAAGAAATTCACCGGCAGACCCCATGATTTATCACCAAAGGCTAGAATGTATTTATGGCTAGGCCAATTGTTCCCGGAAACGTTCAATACTATACCTCCATTTGATAGACACGATTGGACAGTTTTGAGAAGTTGTGGGCGTAATCAAGGTTGGAAAGAGGTTCGTTATGTCATTGATTATTATGGGGCTcctgatgatgaagaaacaGGGATGCCTGCATTCATGTTGGATACTCGTCCTGCTTTAGATAATTTTACTAATGCCCGTGATAGATTTACTCATTGGGCTTATCCTCTTTGGAAGAAAGCTATGGGCGAAGTCAGAGATTAA